In the Arthrobacter zhaoxinii genome, one interval contains:
- a CDS encoding MaoC family dehydratase yields the protein MSIALSELSKGSEIGSTALEISRADLIRYAGASGDFNPIHWNERFARGVELPGVIAHGMFTMGTAVQLVTDWIGDPGAVIDYQTRFTRPVLVEDIDGAPGAVVEVVGVIGAIDADNSTARVDLTVTFNGQKVLVKAQAVVRIW from the coding sequence ATGTCCATTGCACTGAGTGAACTGTCCAAGGGCAGCGAGATCGGTTCCACCGCGCTGGAAATCTCCCGCGCGGACCTGATCCGCTACGCCGGTGCCTCCGGCGACTTCAACCCCATCCACTGGAACGAGCGCTTCGCGCGCGGGGTGGAACTGCCCGGCGTCATTGCACACGGCATGTTCACCATGGGCACCGCCGTCCAGCTGGTGACCGACTGGATCGGAGACCCGGGAGCGGTGATCGATTACCAGACGCGCTTCACCCGGCCCGTCCTGGTGGAGGACATCGACGGCGCCCCCGGGGCGGTCGTGGAGGTGGTGGGAGTTATCGGAGCCATCGACGCGGACAACTCGACGGCACGCGTTGACCTCACGGTGACGTTCAACGGCCAGAAGGTACTGGTCAAGGCCCAGGCAGTGGTGCGGATCTGGTGA
- a CDS encoding MaoC family dehydratase N-terminal domain-containing protein has translation MSINPELLGRTYPAGAAYSVGREKIREFATAVKATHPAHFDVARAQELGYADLVAPPTFAIIVAQRADALLVADPEAGIDFSRVVHADQRFTHHRPIVAGDELVAELHVDAVRAMGDGALITTRAEISTTEGEQVATTLSSILVRGEGQ, from the coding sequence ATGAGCATCAACCCCGAACTCCTGGGCCGCACCTACCCGGCAGGGGCGGCATACTCCGTGGGCCGCGAAAAGATCCGCGAATTCGCCACGGCCGTCAAAGCCACGCACCCGGCCCACTTCGACGTCGCCCGTGCGCAGGAGCTGGGCTACGCCGACCTTGTCGCCCCGCCCACGTTCGCCATCATTGTTGCCCAGCGTGCCGATGCACTGCTGGTCGCCGATCCCGAGGCCGGCATTGACTTCTCCCGGGTGGTCCACGCCGACCAGCGCTTCACCCACCACCGGCCTATCGTGGCCGGAGACGAACTGGTGGCCGAGCTGCACGTGGACGCCGTCCGGGCGATGGGCGACGGCGCCCTGATCACCACCCGCGCGGAGATCTCCACGACCGAGGGCGAGCAGGTAGCCACCACCCTTTCATCCATCCTCGTCCGCGGAGAGGGGCAGTAA
- a CDS encoding DUF2797 domain-containing protein: MPAAGSTAASADAGRFLCSGTSWDSSGPNLALHLPDGTPSRQRLSPGTELRFRVLTDTNGNGKFCLGSWQVNDGVQSHTPCPGQAPAERGYQCSSCFIRDEVRGIHNSHRVDNIPEALRRYLEQPHWLYVATFADGSTKVGTAADGRKQLRLIEQGAVCARYVARAGDGMVVRVLEDAVTAVVGLQQAVRAGTKTAALTRPLAAGELDARNAEAAESVRTMLADTGVTGFRTADEVWEAPAQFATVLETPCELYPCDPGAGEHGMVISAVLGATALVRVDGEETLFAADLSRLKGRRLEYGPFRTAVPALQAALF; the protein is encoded by the coding sequence TTGCCCGCAGCCGGGAGCACCGCAGCGTCCGCCGATGCCGGCAGGTTCCTGTGCTCGGGGACGTCCTGGGACTCCTCCGGACCGAATCTGGCACTGCACCTGCCCGACGGGACGCCCTCCAGGCAGCGGCTTTCCCCGGGCACCGAACTCCGGTTCCGTGTCCTGACGGACACCAACGGGAACGGGAAGTTCTGCCTTGGCTCCTGGCAGGTGAACGACGGCGTCCAGTCCCACACGCCCTGTCCCGGACAGGCTCCTGCCGAGCGCGGTTATCAGTGCAGCAGCTGCTTCATCCGCGACGAGGTGCGCGGCATCCACAACAGCCACCGTGTGGACAACATCCCCGAGGCGCTGCGCCGCTACCTGGAGCAGCCGCACTGGCTGTACGTGGCCACGTTCGCCGACGGGTCCACCAAGGTCGGCACTGCCGCGGACGGACGCAAACAGCTCCGCCTGATCGAGCAGGGGGCGGTCTGCGCCCGGTACGTTGCCCGGGCCGGCGACGGCATGGTGGTGCGGGTGCTGGAAGACGCAGTCACCGCCGTAGTGGGTCTGCAGCAGGCAGTCCGGGCTGGAACCAAAACGGCAGCGCTGACCCGCCCGCTGGCCGCCGGGGAACTGGATGCACGCAACGCCGAAGCTGCCGAGTCGGTGCGGACCATGCTGGCGGACACGGGGGTTACCGGGTTCCGGACGGCCGACGAAGTCTGGGAGGCGCCGGCCCAATTCGCCACCGTCCTGGAAACGCCGTGTGAACTGTATCCATGCGATCCCGGAGCCGGGGAGCACGGCATGGTCATATCGGCGGTCCTGGGCGCCACGGCGCTGGTCCGGGTGGACGGCGAGGAGACCCTGTTCGCCGCGGATCTGTCCCGGCTGAAGGGCCGACGGCTGGAGTACGGCCCCTTCCGTACCGCGGTCCCGGCGCTGCAGGCCGCGCTGTTCTAA
- a CDS encoding type 1 glutamine amidotransferase domain-containing protein, which translates to MAEHDISGKKVAFLLTDGVEQIELTSPWEAVKSAGGQPVLVSPKKGTVQGFDGMDKGETFTVDLDVADADASDFDALVLPGGVVNADFLRVDKNAQQFARAFFEAHKPVASICHGPWLLIEAGVVKGRDLTSYHTLATDLRNAGANWTDEEVVVDQGFVTSRNPDDLPAFNDKLVEEIAEGEHAGQHA; encoded by the coding sequence ATGGCAGAGCACGACATTTCCGGCAAGAAGGTAGCTTTCCTCCTCACCGACGGCGTGGAGCAGATTGAGCTGACCAGCCCTTGGGAAGCGGTGAAGAGCGCCGGCGGACAGCCGGTCCTCGTGTCCCCGAAGAAGGGCACCGTCCAGGGGTTTGACGGCATGGACAAGGGTGAAACCTTCACTGTCGACCTGGACGTGGCCGACGCAGACGCGAGCGACTTCGACGCGCTGGTCCTGCCCGGCGGCGTCGTCAACGCCGACTTCCTCCGCGTGGACAAGAACGCCCAGCAGTTTGCCCGTGCCTTCTTCGAGGCGCACAAGCCCGTCGCTTCCATCTGCCACGGCCCGTGGCTGCTGATCGAGGCCGGCGTCGTCAAGGGACGCGATCTGACGTCCTACCACACGCTGGCAACGGACCTGCGGAACGCCGGCGCAAACTGGACCGACGAGGAAGTGGTGGTGGACCAGGGCTTCGTCACCAGCCGCAACCCGGACGATCTGCCGGCCTTCAACGACAAGCTCGTTGAGGAAATCGCAGAAGGGGAACACGCGGGCCAGCACGCCTGA
- a CDS encoding protein kinase domain-containing protein → MSIVPNHVSDGLFLGGRYRLLNQIGAGAMGTVHRAKDEFLGRDVAVKIIRPSATSDVDLRRSDAEAKILARLNHHSLVTLLDAGSDSSDPDSPLIYLVMELVQGLDLRERLKEGTLPRRQAALLGYDLAIGLEYIHDNGVVHRDVKPANIMLFDYRSADARIRAKLTDFGVALVANDPQSQHGTFSGTAAFMSPEQARGEQAGPWSDVYSLGLVLLQCLTGKPAFPGPALESALARLLRDPEIPLELGSDWQPLLRAMTAQDAAERPSAHDVSQVLYDMIVAARGRHRVNPEILPADEAQRMDAVRRYELLDTPPDGAFDRVTALASRLFDVPVAIVSVVDTDRIWFKSHHGTEAVEIGRDPGLCASAILQDGVYVVDDARRDSRTLANPLVAGDFGLQFYAGVPLQTSDGFNLGTFCILDTKPRTFSPEDEATLSDLAAIVMNDLEMRLESRRAGAAGQ, encoded by the coding sequence GTGAGCATAGTGCCGAACCACGTTTCAGACGGCCTCTTCCTGGGTGGAAGATACCGGCTCCTGAATCAGATCGGGGCAGGTGCCATGGGCACCGTCCACCGGGCCAAAGATGAATTCCTCGGCCGCGACGTAGCGGTGAAGATCATCCGCCCGTCGGCCACCAGCGACGTGGACCTTCGGCGCAGCGACGCCGAGGCCAAGATCCTGGCGCGCCTGAACCACCACAGCCTGGTCACCCTGCTGGATGCCGGGTCCGACTCCTCCGACCCGGACTCGCCGCTGATTTATCTTGTGATGGAACTTGTCCAGGGCCTGGACCTGCGCGAGCGGCTGAAAGAGGGCACGCTGCCCCGCCGGCAGGCCGCCCTACTGGGGTATGACCTCGCCATCGGCCTGGAGTACATCCACGACAACGGCGTGGTGCACCGGGACGTAAAGCCCGCGAATATCATGCTGTTCGACTACCGCAGCGCCGATGCCCGCATCCGGGCCAAACTCACCGACTTCGGTGTTGCCCTCGTGGCCAATGATCCGCAGTCACAGCACGGCACGTTCTCCGGCACCGCGGCGTTCATGAGCCCCGAGCAGGCCCGTGGAGAACAGGCCGGCCCGTGGAGCGATGTCTATTCCCTGGGCCTGGTGCTGCTGCAGTGCCTCACCGGGAAACCCGCCTTCCCCGGTCCCGCCCTGGAAAGCGCCCTCGCACGCCTCCTGAGGGACCCTGAGATCCCGTTGGAGCTTGGTTCTGACTGGCAACCCCTGCTGCGGGCCATGACCGCACAGGACGCCGCAGAGCGCCCCAGCGCCCATGACGTGTCCCAGGTCCTCTATGACATGATCGTCGCCGCACGCGGCCGGCACCGGGTGAATCCGGAAATCCTGCCCGCCGATGAAGCGCAGCGCATGGATGCGGTGCGCCGCTACGAGCTGCTGGACACTCCCCCGGACGGTGCCTTCGACCGGGTCACTGCGCTGGCATCCCGGCTCTTCGACGTCCCGGTGGCCATCGTCAGCGTGGTGGACACGGACCGGATCTGGTTCAAGTCCCACCACGGCACCGAAGCGGTCGAGATCGGCCGGGACCCGGGCCTGTGCGCCTCTGCCATCCTGCAGGACGGCGTCTATGTGGTCGACGATGCCCGGCGGGATTCGAGGACGCTGGCCAACCCGCTGGTGGCCGGGGACTTCGGCCTGCAGTTCTACGCAGGCGTTCCGCTGCAGACCAGTGACGGGTTCAACCTGGGCACGTTCTGCATCCTGGATACGAAGCCTCGGACTTTCTCCCCCGAGGACGAGGCAACCCTCTCGGACCTGGCCGCGATTGTCATGAACGACCTGGAAATGCGCCTCGAGAGCCGCCGTGCCGGCGCGGCCGGGCAGTAG
- a CDS encoding DEAD/DEAH box helicase, with protein MSEATLENTNVENAAPETEENTVLFSDFGLDERVLAALKDVGYVTPSPIQAATIPLLLEGRDVVGLAQTGTGKTAAFAVPALSLLAGRPATKDTQVLVLAPTRELALQSAEAFTSYAVHMDGITVLPVYGGSAYGPQLNGLRRGAQVVVGTPGRVIDHIAKGSLNLSNLEYLVLDEADEMLRMGFAEDVEQILSSTPASKQVALFSATMPPAIRKIAKKYLNNAAEITVKSKTTTGANTRQRYVQVMGPHKLDAMTRILETEEFDGVIAFVRTKAATEDLADKLKDRGYNAAAINGDIPQQQRERTVEALRDGKIDILVATDVAARGLDVERISHVVNYDIPHDTESYVHRIGRTGRAGRTGDAILFMTPREKYLLRAIEKATRQPVEHMQLPSVDVVNEKRLAKFSEKITETLGSEDIAVFRDLVTKYLAEHEVPAEDVAAALAVMAQGGRDLLLREIPVAPARQRERSEGRNDGVGSRGPTRPLTEGNATYRIAVGRRQRVLPGSIVGAIANEGGLSSAQIGGIDIRADHTLVELPADLSKDQLRALSRTRIGGELIHLELDKGRKPAREREGGGSFNDRADRGGFKKDFKKRDGERSFGDRGSDRPFKKREGGFRDAAATGARKPRFRD; from the coding sequence TTGTCTGAAGCCACGCTGGAAAACACCAACGTCGAAAATGCCGCTCCCGAAACCGAAGAGAACACAGTGCTGTTCAGTGACTTCGGATTGGACGAGCGCGTCCTGGCAGCCCTGAAGGATGTCGGCTACGTAACGCCGTCTCCCATCCAGGCAGCTACCATCCCCCTGCTGCTCGAAGGCCGCGACGTCGTCGGCCTGGCCCAGACGGGTACCGGCAAGACCGCGGCATTCGCGGTTCCCGCCCTGTCCCTGCTCGCCGGCCGCCCGGCAACCAAGGACACCCAGGTCCTGGTGCTTGCACCGACCCGTGAACTGGCCCTGCAGTCTGCAGAAGCCTTCACCTCCTACGCAGTCCACATGGATGGCATCACCGTGCTTCCCGTGTACGGCGGTTCCGCCTACGGCCCCCAGCTCAACGGCCTCCGCCGCGGCGCCCAGGTTGTTGTTGGCACCCCCGGCCGTGTGATTGACCACATCGCCAAGGGTTCCCTGAACCTGTCCAACCTCGAGTACCTGGTGCTCGATGAGGCTGACGAAATGCTGCGCATGGGCTTCGCCGAAGACGTGGAGCAGATTCTTTCCTCCACTCCGGCGAGCAAGCAGGTTGCCCTGTTCTCCGCCACCATGCCGCCGGCCATCCGCAAGATTGCCAAGAAGTACCTGAACAACGCTGCGGAAATCACGGTCAAGTCCAAGACCACCACCGGTGCCAACACCCGCCAGCGCTATGTGCAGGTCATGGGCCCGCACAAGCTCGATGCAATGACCCGCATCCTGGAAACCGAAGAGTTCGACGGCGTTATCGCGTTCGTCCGGACCAAGGCTGCCACCGAAGACCTGGCTGACAAGCTCAAGGACCGCGGCTACAACGCCGCCGCCATCAACGGCGACATCCCGCAGCAGCAGCGCGAACGCACGGTCGAGGCCCTCCGCGACGGCAAGATCGACATCCTGGTTGCCACGGATGTTGCCGCCCGAGGCCTCGACGTCGAGCGCATCAGCCACGTCGTCAACTACGACATCCCGCACGACACGGAGTCCTACGTCCACCGCATCGGCCGCACCGGCCGTGCAGGACGCACCGGCGACGCCATCCTGTTCATGACCCCGCGCGAGAAGTACCTGCTGCGGGCCATTGAAAAGGCAACCCGCCAGCCGGTGGAGCACATGCAGCTCCCCAGCGTCGACGTTGTCAACGAGAAGCGCCTGGCCAAGTTCTCCGAGAAGATCACGGAAACCCTCGGTTCCGAGGACATCGCGGTGTTCCGGGACCTGGTGACCAAGTACCTGGCCGAGCACGAAGTTCCCGCCGAAGACGTTGCAGCAGCCCTGGCCGTCATGGCCCAGGGTGGCCGCGACCTGCTGCTGCGGGAAATCCCGGTGGCTCCGGCCCGCCAGCGCGAGCGTTCCGAAGGCCGCAACGACGGCGTCGGCTCCCGCGGCCCGACGCGCCCGCTGACCGAAGGCAATGCAACGTACCGCATCGCCGTCGGCCGTCGCCAGCGCGTCCTGCCCGGCTCGATTGTCGGCGCCATTGCCAACGAGGGCGGCCTGTCCTCCGCACAGATCGGCGGCATCGATATCCGTGCCGACCACACCCTGGTGGAGCTGCCCGCTGACCTGTCCAAGGATCAGCTGCGCGCCCTGTCCCGCACCCGGATCGGCGGCGAGCTGATCCACCTCGAGCTGGACAAGGGCCGCAAGCCGGCCCGCGAGCGTGAAGGCGGCGGCAGCTTCAACGACCGCGCCGACCGCGGCGGCTTCAAGAAGGATTTCAAGAAGCGCGACGGCGAGCGTTCCTTCGGGGACCGCGGCAGCGACCGCCCGTTCAAGAAGCGTGAAGGCGGCTTCCGCGACGCAGCCGCCACCGGTGCCCGCAAGCCCCGCTTCCGCGACTAG
- a CDS encoding glycosyltransferase 87 family protein, whose protein sequence is MGQIHRSAFVRTVATLGALALAGLLVWTAFDLSPRHGLDFSVYLSGGQSVLDAAGELYTKSVQYDADSSLLFTYPPFAALVFAVLAPFGQSLGLNIFTGISIAIAAATAVWAVRYVFRRRGAVDVLRHPWLRPLAIAGTGLIVLFGPWRETQAFGQINILLFGLIMADFVIKKEGWPTGLLTGVAAGLKLTPLVFGLYFLARGDWRGLRNMTYGFLSTFALGFLILPRESRTYWLDLLPDTSRIGGAGYVDNLSIKGAILHFGGPDFPVDLPWLVLSLAAVAATAVIIRIAGNRGQTFTALAAAALLMLLISPVSWSHHWVWVALFIPVLARNLMDLGPGQRKLRIAGLILLASSLVIFIYSPKTIGELFNAPNLDSQLPEPWLMASSIGVFWGIGLLAWWLAGYWGSRPRQWWRNNPPELLRAPEPQP, encoded by the coding sequence ATGGGCCAGATCCACCGATCCGCCTTCGTGCGGACCGTTGCGACCCTGGGGGCGCTGGCACTTGCCGGGCTGCTCGTATGGACAGCTTTCGACTTGTCGCCGCGCCACGGCCTCGACTTCAGTGTCTACCTTTCCGGCGGGCAGAGCGTCCTCGACGCCGCCGGGGAACTGTATACGAAGTCGGTCCAGTACGACGCCGACAGCAGCCTGCTCTTCACCTATCCGCCTTTCGCGGCGCTGGTCTTTGCCGTGCTGGCCCCGTTCGGCCAGAGCCTGGGGCTGAACATCTTCACCGGGATCTCCATCGCCATTGCCGCAGCCACCGCCGTCTGGGCAGTCCGCTATGTCTTCCGCCGCCGGGGCGCGGTGGACGTACTCCGCCACCCCTGGCTCCGGCCGCTGGCGATCGCCGGCACAGGGTTGATCGTGCTGTTCGGACCGTGGCGCGAAACGCAGGCCTTCGGGCAGATCAACATCCTGCTCTTCGGGCTGATCATGGCCGACTTCGTGATCAAGAAGGAGGGCTGGCCCACCGGCCTGCTGACCGGAGTGGCGGCCGGACTGAAGCTCACCCCGCTGGTGTTCGGCCTGTACTTCCTGGCTCGGGGCGACTGGCGCGGGCTGCGCAACATGACCTACGGCTTCCTTTCAACCTTCGCCCTGGGGTTCCTGATCCTCCCGCGCGAATCACGCACCTACTGGCTGGACCTGCTGCCGGACACCTCACGGATCGGCGGGGCCGGCTACGTGGACAACCTCTCCATCAAGGGTGCGATCCTGCACTTCGGCGGCCCGGATTTCCCCGTCGATCTTCCGTGGCTGGTGCTGTCCCTGGCGGCCGTTGCTGCTACGGCCGTCATCATCCGCATTGCCGGCAACCGCGGACAGACCTTCACCGCGCTGGCCGCCGCCGCACTGCTGATGCTGCTCATTTCCCCCGTGTCCTGGTCCCACCACTGGGTCTGGGTGGCCCTCTTCATCCCCGTCCTGGCACGGAACCTCATGGACCTCGGCCCCGGGCAGCGGAAGCTGCGGATCGCGGGCCTCATCCTGCTCGCATCCTCGCTGGTCATCTTCATCTACTCACCCAAGACAATCGGCGAGCTGTTCAACGCGCCTAACCTGGACTCCCAGCTGCCCGAGCCGTGGCTGATGGCTTCCAGCATCGGTGTCTTCTGGGGCATCGGACTGCTGGCCTGGTGGCTGGCGGGGTACTGGGGCAGCCGCCCGCGCCAGTGGTGGCGCAACAACCCGCCCGAGCTGCTGCGCGCCCCGGAGCCGCAGCCCTAG